Genomic segment of Caldalkalibacillus salinus:
ATACATACCGTCTAGGTATAGTACAGAATAGCGCTGTTTCAGTTGGCGTTGTTGCCAAGCTTGAATATCTTTCATCGCAACATCGGTGATGTTACAAACCGTTTCTTTTTGGTTTTATGTCCGTAAGTCTCGTGAATAAGAAACGGAAGATACATTGAACCGTCAACAAGCAGTTCTAATTGACCTTTGTGAGAAAAATCAATGGGAATATGAATTGTTTAAAGAAGTTGGTTCTTCACAAGAATATGACCGTCCACAATTACAAGAAATGTTGGAGAATATTAGAGCGTTCATGTATGACGGGATTGTAATTGCTGACCTTGACCGACTTTCAAGGAATACGGTTCACTTTGGACAAATTAAAGAAATTATTGTGAACAGTGGAGTAATAACAATCACACCAAGTAAAACATATGACTTCTCAAAAGATGATGATGATTTCATTAGTGACGTTCAAAGTGTTCTCTCGAAACAAGAGTACAAGACAATCAAAAGAAGACTTGTACGTGGGACAAGGCAATCCGCAAAGGACGGGAATTGGCTTGGTAAAAAGGCTCCCATTGGTTACAAATATAATCGTGATACAAAACGTTTAGAACCAAGTGAGGACGCTCATACGATCCAAAGAATGTTCCAAGAATACATTGGAGGAAAATCCACAAAAGATATTGCATACGACTTTGACCGTGAAGGAGTCACAACTAGTGTTGGAATGGTATGGACTCCTGCGGGTGTAACAAGAATGTTGAGTAATATTGTTTACGCTGGTCACTCCCTTTATGGACGAACCACACAAAAGAAAGTGAATGGAAAAAGAGTCGTGGAGAAAACAAGAGAAGAAGAACAAATTCTTGTTGAAAATACACATGAAGCATTGGTTTCTCAAGAGGATTATGATGAAGTCCAAAGGATCAAAAAACAACGTAACTCAAGGCCTGTTCCTCTCAAGTTAGGAAAGCACAAGTTTAGCTCTTAAAAGAAAAATTGGATCGAATGAAACTGTTCTTGAGCAATGGAGATGACATGGAGGAAAGAGAAGCCAACATGATTCTTCAAGAATTTGTGGAGACAATCATTTACACAAAAACAGATAAGGAAATGGAATTGAATATTATCATGAAGGACTTGAGTTGATTCTACTTGAGTCCTTTTTTGGTTATGTCTAAAACTCCAAATTATTACAATTGTGTGTTATATTTAAAGTTACTATATGGGGGTGTGACAATGGATTTCGAGATTTCTATTCCAACAGATAGTGAAGGGTACTTTTCGTTACAATGTCCACATTGCAAGGAGCGATTCAAAATTACTGCAGAGGACTTTGAAGATGATGACACAATCGAATTGTTTTGTCCTTCTTGTGGTTTAATAGCTGAGTGTTCAGATTTCTACCCAGAAGAAGTTATTGAACATGCTCAAACGATAGCACGCAATTATATGGAACAAGAAATCTACAATGTTTTCAAGAATGGAACAAAAGGTTCTGGTCTTACTTTTGAAGGGAAAAAGCCGAAAGAAGAAAAGCCAAAGTTTTTAATAGAAGATGAAGATTTGGAAGAAATTGAATTAGATTGTTGCGACAAGACCATTAAAGTAAAAATGAATCAAAAGATCGCTAACGTCTATTGTCCTTTTTGTGGGGTGAATTAAATGGAACAAGAGTTTAAATTAGATGAAAAAGAATGTAGAAAGTTATCGGTAAGTTTCCGAAGATTGGCAAGTAGGTTTATAAGGTCACATTTCCGTGAAGCGAATGACAATTTGGAAAGATTTTTACTCTTTATTGAAGAGAGTCCCGTAATATATGAATTTATTCAAGAAAATAATGTAGAACAATTTGATATTGAAGATTTAATTCGACGAAGGGGATATAATGATAAATTCAAATTGCCCGTTCGAGAATCTGAAGAAATTGCTTTCATTTACCAACTTCTAAAACATATCCAAGAAAACGACATTGATTATGTAGGTATATCAATGGGATATAATGACGGAAGAAAATTTCAGGAAGCGGTAGATAAATTTAATCACCAAGTGGTAAAACCACTAATTGATCACATTGTATCTTATTTAGAGGAGATGGCAATTGATATGGGATTAGATAGGAAATCGGGAACACAATTTAACATTAGGGACTTTAGAGGACAAATAAACCATGCGGAAGGACATGCTCAAATTAGTGCTAATCAGACTTACAATGAGACCAAGCTTGAAGAACTAAAGGACATTGCTCAAAAGTTTGCTCAAGCATTAATGGAAGATACGTCTGTTCCCGCTCAAGATAAAGAAGACACAGTGGAAATAGTTGAAGCTGCAGTTCAAGAAGTTGAGAGTGAGAAGCCGAAAAAGTTTATCCTTAAAACTGCAATTGAACAAGTTAAGAATGTAAAGGAAATTGCAACGACTGGAACCGCTGTTTACACCTTAGGTGATCAACTTTTAAATTTAATTCAATCATTTGTGTAACCGTCTAATCATGGCGGTTCTTTTTTTGTTCTAAACAAATATTGAAAACCTTGTGTTGTTCCATTGTTCTACATGTATTAATCATGTAGAGATACATAAATAGAAACTCATGTAATGACTCATGTTTTCTTTCTAGTATTAATCATGTAGTTTGTGACTTCTTTGAAGTCGTTTGCGAAGCAAACACATATACAGTTCATTTCCTTGTTCAACCTTGTTTTTATTCTATATATCAACATTAAGAATGACTTGTGACATTCATTGAATGTAAACACAGTTGAGAACGCATATTGTGTAAACACCTTACACAATTCTTTGAGAATGACAAAACGTTCTATGGCATGAGTGAAACGGCTGTACAAAACCAGATCTACATAGCACTCATCACGTATTGTTTATTAGTACTTGTTCAGCTAGAGACAAATGCAGAGCAGTCCCTGGGCACGCGCCACATGTTTATCTTTGGCAACGTCAATTCCAACAATGAGAGTTGACGGTGTGATTTGCGATATTCATGCTCAGTTGCATGGAAAAGAAAGTTTGGGAGCCATCTCCGATGGCTTGCTTGACGAAGACTTTCAAGTTGAGCTTGGGCTTGATTCCATTAGTGCTTCGCAACTATCTCGAAAGAATAATGAAGTAGATACATCACTGCTAGCAAAGTTGTTTCTTGAAGTTTTAGACCCTTTTGAAGTAATGGAAGACAAATATGAAGATATAAAGAAGGAATTGGCAAACTCACGGTCGCTCACCCTCCCATATCTCACCGGATTATGGTCCATACATTCCTTCGTCCTGCGTATCCATGAGGTGGAGGTCGGATATGCTCCTATGCTGGGTCATCTGCCCGTATGGAATATATAAGCTCCGACTCTGCACTATTGGTGTTTGTTGAGATTCTATTAAGTATTCAGAAGTGAATAATAAGTGGTTTGGGAGAATTAAGTTCCGAAAAAATAAACGAGCAAGAGGAGCACCTTAAACGTAGTCAACTGATGTCACTCTGGTCGGACTTACAATTTTGATACATTGTCATGAAGTCGGACAATATTTTCAGCTCTTGTTTCATTACAACATTCCTCTCTTTCGTGCTAACTCCAAGACCTCCTCAAGGTTGATCTCCATTGAAGTCAATTTGTCTTTCACGGTCTTGTCAAGATTGTCACTCACATTATAGGAATGTTTATTTCATTGAGGACGGTCATCATTCTTGAAAATCAATTGGGAACAGATTGTGTTACCACAATGGGTGTCCACAAGTCGCTCACACCGTTCAACTGAAAGCAAGAGGAGTCTTCAAGAACGAACTTGACATGACCGTTAAACAAGATAATGACCTGTATGACCTTGAGAAAGCAAGAAAGCAAGTCATTGATATGGATATTGACTCTCTTGAATAGGGAGTCTTTTTTGCGTTGGTTCTCAAGCCAATAGAGAAAATGAAAGGAGAGTCATTCATGTTACTTTTATTAGTTTGCCAATTACTAATGATCGTAAATTCTTCACGTCAAAACAAAATTGTTTTTGACTTTGTATTATCACGCAAACAAAGGAGTTTATAAAATGAGAAGTCATATTTTTGAAATTGTGGTGAAACCCAATGAACATTCTATTGTGGAATTACCACTTCCAAGACCAATGAAAATAAAGGTCATCAAGAGAGAAGGAAGGCTTCACACGGAATTTTCTATGCTTCACATAAACGGGAAATTCAAGAATGTGAACCCTTCACGGGACTTGTTTATATTTGATAGGCCTGTTTTTGTAAGGGAGAACCTTTCCTTAAAAGTTCGGAACCGTGAACCATGTAGTGAAAAGATCACAATTGAAATTATGGGATATTAAGCACGGGGAACCTTCATTGGTTCTCCTCTTTTTTAATCTATTGAAGGAGGAATTTCATTTGAAAAATATTGTTTCATATACTTATAAAAATTTGGAGTTGGAGTTGTTCAAGACACTTAATAATGGGAGAGGGAATACGGTGGACATTCTTGAGATTGACCGAGACCAGAACGGAACCTATTCATTCACGTTGTTGGACAAATGCAATAAACAAGCAACCCTTCATTACTCCTTTGATTTGTTGGAGGGAATAGGTATTGAGGAGTTTGCTTCTATTTTAAGAGCGGATTTCAATAAAGTGGATAAGGAAACCTTTGTGGCTGACCGAGACAATTACAAGGAATTGAGTGAGGATGATTCACTTTGTTACATTGCAAAACGTTCCCTTCAATATTTCATGGAAGGTTATCCACTTTCACACATTCCTTCTTGTATAGGTTACAGGCCTATTGCATGTAGAAAAACACTCAAGTATTACAAGGATAATATTCCTCATGAAACAACGGTTCCTATACTGGACTTATACTGAAATTTATCACAATAAACAGGTTCTCTCTTTTGAGAGGACTTTTTTGTGGATAAAAAAGGAAAATGGAGTATTTTGTCGAAACTTATAAGAACACCTATATTTTAAGGGGATCAGAAATGATAAAGATAAAGAATCCATACAGTAAAAAGCGGTTCACACTAAAAGAAGAGGCACAAAAGAAATTCACAAGGATTGTTATTCCTTGGATAAACAAGATTCCACTTAAAGATGATTGGAATGCCAAGAGAAGATTCATTCCCCAATCTTTAAACAGAGTGAGAATTGATCTAGAATATCAAAAAAGAAGATTTAGAACTAATGATATACCAAAAGACGTACAAGTAAATTTGTTATCCATGAGAGTTGCAGAATATATCCCTATTGAAAATATTGACAAGCTAAATAAAGGTTTGAAGAGATTATTTAAAGTATTTAAGCCAAAGTGGTATACAAATGAAATTTCCCGAATAGATGATTTTTGTCGTGAAGTAAAACAGAGTATACATGGTAGTCGTTGGAGTTTGTTTGGTAATCTTGTAATAGATGAAAAGAGTGAATTAAATAATTATGTAAAGCAAATACGTGTCAATGGGACTCAAATCTCTTCTT
This window contains:
- a CDS encoding recombinase family protein, which encodes MNRQQAVLIDLCEKNQWEYELFKEVGSSQEYDRPQLQEMLENIRAFMYDGIVIADLDRLSRNTVHFGQIKEIIVNSGVITITPSKTYDFSKDDDDFISDVQSVLSKQEYKTIKRRLVRGTRQSAKDGNWLGKKAPIGYKYNRDTKRLEPSEDAHTIQRMFQEYIGGKSTKDIAYDFDREGVTTSVGMVWTPAGVTRMLSNIVYAGHSLYGRTTQKKVNGKRVVEKTREEEQILVENTHEALVSQEDYDEVQRIKKQRNSRPVPLKLGKHKFSS